Sequence from the Bacillus sp. es.036 genome:
TGAAGGTGCTTCTTCTTGAACACCACCAGAATCGGTTAAAATCAATGTTGCTTTTGAAGCAAAATTATGAAAATCAATGACATCAAGAGGTTCAATTAAATGAACACGAGAATGCGTTCCAAGTACTTTATCAGCCAGATCTCTTATTAGTGGATTTAAATGAACAGGAAAAACCACATGAACATCCTCATGTTCGTTAACAATCCGCTTAACAGCTTGGAATATACGTGTCATTGGTTCACCATGATTTTCTCGTCGGTGAGATGTGAGTAAAATCATTCGTTTCCCCTTAATTTTCGATAATAGAGAATGATCGTAGTCTTCTTGGACCGTATTTTTCAATGCATCAATCGCTGTATTTCCAGTTATATAAATACGATCTGCCTTTTTTCCTTCATTTAATAAATTTTCCGAGGCTTGAATGGTAGGTGCAAAGTGCAGATCAGCAAGATTTCCAGTTAGCATTCGGTTCATTTCTTCAGGGAAAGGAGACCATTTATCATATGATCGTAGCCCCGCTTCTACATGTCCTACTGAAATTTGATTATAAAATGCTGCAAGACTTGCAGCAAAGGTTGTTGTCGTATCCCCATGGACTAGCACAAGATCAGGCTTTTCTTCCTTCATAATTGTATCAAGACCATTCAGCACTCTTGTAGTAATGTCAGCAAGTGACTGTTTGCTTTTCATAATATTTAAATCATAATCTGGCTCGATCTCAAAAATAGATAATACTTGATCAAGCATTTCTCGATGCTGGGCTGTTACAGCAACAAGCGGCGTAATGTGTTGCGGAAATTTCTTTAACTCATTCACAAGCGGCGCCATTTTTATTGCTTCAGGTCTTGTCCCAAAAACACTCATTACTTTAACAGGTGCCATGTTGACTCTCCTTTTGTTCAAATGGTGAAACACATTCCATTACATCTTATTAAAACACCCAATAAAAAGCAAAAAGCTTCCCTACATAACAGAAAGGCTACTATTTAGTTACCGCTTAAATAATCGACGATGAAATCGCCCCATACTGCAAATCCTTGTTCATTCGGTCTAGAATCTACTAAAAAGTCGCTCATTTTTTCACTATCAACGGCTGGCCATTCTTTCCAATGATCCAAATATATGAGGTCATTTGCTTCCGCATATTTTTCAAGAGCACTGATTTGAAGTGCGTAATAGCCCGGATCAGCAATCGGATTTGACGGCATCATCATGATACTAACACTCGGGATCGCTTCTTTTAATTCCGACATGAAGATAGAAAGATTTTGGTGCCCCTCATCAATAACCACAACACCATTATCATTTAACGTAAACGCTTCTAATAGAACAATATCGGGTTTTTCTTCAATGACGTTTTCATACAATTCGTCCTCAACGATTGACTTGGTTGTGGCGTCTTTAAAAGTAAATTGTTTAACTTTAAAAGCCCCATTCCAATAGGATTCTTCTAACCCCTTTTCAATATTTTGCTTGAGTCCTTTTGTACTTGTACCGATTGATTCCGAGCCGACAATGGCAACAGAAATCGGTTCTTCGAAAGACATCATCTTCTCTTGAAGGTGCTCTGGGAAATTGGTAACTAGCTTTTTAAGTTTCTTATTACTTACCGGTATTTCCTTAATTCCTTCACTTTGCTTTGTGGACCCTGATGCAGAATCAACTTCTGCACTTACAGTCTCACCTGTTTGTTCAAGCTTATCATCCCAATGAATCTTCCCAGCAACAACCACTGCAAGGCATCCAATAAAAGCAATCAAAAAGAGTACTTTTTTCATAACTTCCCCCCTGGAAATCTGTCGAATAATGGTATTTAATAATATTATTGTAATAAAGGGAAAATGATTGCAAGTAAAAATTAAAAAGCCGCTCACTTTACGGAGCGGCTTTTTGGCATCTTACTTATT
This genomic interval carries:
- a CDS encoding SGNH/GDSL hydrolase family protein; the encoded protein is MKKVLFLIAFIGCLAVVVAGKIHWDDKLEQTGETVSAEVDSASGSTKQSEGIKEIPVSNKKLKKLVTNFPEHLQEKMMSFEEPISVAIVGSESIGTSTKGLKQNIEKGLEESYWNGAFKVKQFTFKDATTKSIVEDELYENVIEEKPDIVLLEAFTLNDNGVVVIDEGHQNLSIFMSELKEAIPSVSIMMMPSNPIADPGYYALQISALEKYAEANDLIYLDHWKEWPAVDSEKMSDFLVDSRPNEQGFAVWGDFIVDYLSGN
- the wecB gene encoding non-hydrolyzing UDP-N-acetylglucosamine 2-epimerase, producing MAPVKVMSVFGTRPEAIKMAPLVNELKKFPQHITPLVAVTAQHREMLDQVLSIFEIEPDYDLNIMKSKQSLADITTRVLNGLDTIMKEEKPDLVLVHGDTTTTFAASLAAFYNQISVGHVEAGLRSYDKWSPFPEEMNRMLTGNLADLHFAPTIQASENLLNEGKKADRIYITGNTAIDALKNTVQEDYDHSLLSKIKGKRMILLTSHRRENHGEPMTRIFQAVKRIVNEHEDVHVVFPVHLNPLIRDLADKVLGTHSRVHLIEPLDVIDFHNFASKATLILTDSGGVQEEAPSLGSPVLVLRENTERPEGVSAGTLKLVGTDEEAIYSTASTLLTNKEEYHKMSQAANPYGDGEASNRIVKAILYYFGASTIKPDPFIE